The following are encoded together in the Zea mays cultivar B73 unplaced genomic scaffold, Zm-B73-REFERENCE-NAM-5.0 scaffold_113, whole genome shotgun sequence genome:
- the LOC118473722 gene encoding ATP synthase subunit alpha, mitochondrial gives MEFSPRAAELTTLLESRMINFYTNLKVDEIGRVVSVGDGIARVYGLNEIQAGEMVEFASGVKGIALNLENENVGIVVFGSDTAIKEGDLVKRTGSIVDVPAGKAMLGRVVDALGVPIDGKGALSDHERRRVEVKAPGIIERKSVHEPMQTGLKAVDSLVPIGRGQRELIIGDRQTGKTAIAIDTILNQKQMNSRGTNESETLYCVYVAIGQKRSTVAQLVQILSEANALEYSMLVAATASDPAPLQFLAPYSGCAMGEYFRDNGMHALIIYDDLSKQAVAYRQMSLLLRRPPGREAFPGDVFYLHSRLLERAAKRSDQTGAGSLTALPVIETQAGDVSAYIPTNVISITDGQICLETELFYRGIRPAINVGLSVSRVGSAAQLKAMKQVCGSSKLELAQYREVAAFAQFGSDLDAATQALLNRGARLTEVPKQPQYEPLPIEKQIVVIYAAVNGFCDRMPLDRISQYEKNILSTINPELLKSFLEKGGLTNERKMEPDASLKESALNL, from the coding sequence ATGGAATTCTCACCAAGAGCTGCGGAACTCACGACTCTATTAGAAAGTAGAATGATCAACTTTTACACGAATTTGAAAGTGGATGAGATCGGTCGAGTGGTCTCAGTTGGAGATGGGATTGCACGAGTTTACGGATTGAACGAGATTCAAGCAGGAGAAATGGTGGAATTTGCCAGCGGTGTGAAAGGAATAGCCTTGAATCTTGAGAATGAGAATGTAGGTATTGTTGTCTTTGGTAGTGATACCGCTATTAAAGAAGGAGATCTTGTCAAGCGCACTGGATCTATTGTGGATGTTCCTGCGGGAAAGGCCATGTTAGGCCGTGTGGTCGACGCCTTGGGAGTACCTATTGATGGAAAAGGGGCTCTAAGCGATCACGAACGAAGACGTGTCGAAGTGAAAGCCCCAGGGATTATTGAACGTAAATCTGTCCACGAACCTATGCAAACAGGCTTAAAAGCAGTGGATAGCCTGGTTCCTATAGGCCGTGGTCAACGAGAACTTATAATCGGGGACAGACAAACTGGAAAAACAGCAATAGCTATCGATACTATATTAAACCAAAAGCAAATGAACTCAAGGGGCACAAATGAGAGTGAGACATTGTATTGTGTCTATGTTGCGATTGGACAAAAACGCTCGACTGTGGCACAATTAGTTCAAATTCTGTCAGAAGCGAATGCTTTGGAATATTCCATGCTTGTAGCAGCCACCGCTTCGGATCCAGCTCCTCTGCAATTTCTGGCCCCATATTCTGGGTGTGCCATGGGGGAATATTTCCGCGATAATGGAATGCATGCATTAATTATATATGATGATCTAAGTAAACAGGCGGTGGCATATCGACAAATGTCATTATTGTTACGCCGACCACCAGGCCGTGAGGCTTTCCCCGGGGATGTTTTCTATTTACATTCCCGTCTCTTAGAAAGAGCCGCTAAACGATCGGACCAGACAGGTGCAGGTAGCTTGACTGCGTTACCCGTGATTGAAACACAAGCTGGAGACGTATCGGCCTATATCCCCACCAATGTGATCTCCATTACAGATGGACAAATCTGTTTGGAAACAGAGCTCTTTTATCGCGGAATTAGACCAGCTATTAACGTTGGCTTATCCGTCAGTCGCGTCGGGTCCGCCGCTCAGTTGAAAGCTATGAAACAAGTCTGCGGTAGTTCAAAACTGGAATTGGCACAATATCGCGAAGTGGCCGCCTTCGCTCAATTTGGGTCAGACCTTGATGCTGCGACTCAGGCATTACTCAATAGAGGTGCAAGGCTTACAGAAGTGCCCAAACAACCACAATATGAGCCACTTCCAATTGAAAAACAAATTGTTGTTATTTATGCTGCTGTCAACGGCTTCTGTGATCGAATGCCACTAGACAGAATTTCTCAATATGAAAAAAACATTCTAAGTACTATTAATCCTGAATTACTAAAATCCTTCTTAGAAAAAGGTGGCTTAACTAACGAAAGAAAGATGGAACCTGATGCTTCTTTAAAAGAAAGCGCTTTAAATTTATGA